The sequence TCATGCTCATTGTTTCCTCTGTGGAGGAGGGCTCAGAGCAAACAGCCATCAGATGTTAGCTTTGTGGCTACATGTTGAGGTCATCATTTACCTGTGGTGTTTGTTTCCCCCCGTTTTTATTGAAATAGAAGGAATAGAATGTTAAACATGACTTGTCAAATAATGTCAAACATGAATCATTTCCccagtgattttttaaaaaaagatcagaaaCCTGTTATTTCAAGATTCCTCACAGATGTTTGGCCCATTACCTtagttattgatattgtttccAGATTTATGATGATGTCAAATTAAAAGGGCATATAGACCACTTAAACCAAATGAAACGCACAAATGCTCCTTAGATAACTATTCCTCTGTCCCAGTCAGATTAAGAGCCTGCTAacatattcatttaaaatgaggTTACTGTTAACGTCAAACTATATAATCAACAGAAcacattgaaaaaataaagtaaatgttgCAGGAATGGTCACTTGATTTAGGTGGGGTACTGATCTCATTTTGTTGTGCCTTTCTTATATTCacttttgataaaaaaaaaaaaaatcatgcatgaTATAACCAATGAATCAGCTGTTAAGGTTTAttatttgataaataaatgGTCTTATGTTTGTAGCTGTGCTATTTGGCTTGAAGAACAAATGCTGCACAGCTCAAGACTACTTGTATGCTAATGTATATCAAATTAGCTTCTCCTTCATAAACTCTTTCTCTAGCTGAAATGCTGAAGAACCCTTTGGTATTGATAAGGCTGTAGTTGTGCTTTGCTGAGTGCAGTAACCTGCTTGGCTAGTGGTAAAATTGTCATTATCTTGACTGGTTACATCTATACAttaaataatgttattatttatgattgttTCCATCCTCTTTGTATTTTAGTTGAGGGaccaactgaaatattttttgggaCACAGGATTGTAGTTTGCTTAAACTACTGTGCAAACATTTCTATGCATTACATGATAAAGGAGAAGCCAGGATAATGTATATTCAGAGAGATGACTCGTCTTACAAGTCGATTGTTATGGAAAAGTTGCAGTTTTGATTTTATAATTGTGTTAATTCGTACTTTATTGATATTCAGAACAATGTGCTTTACATTTTAATACTTGAATAAAAAAACTTATGTTTGGGTTTGTGTTGGATATTCAATGTAGGTCCTAAATAAACCAAGTGCATCATAAGCATCTCAATATCACACCAGAAGGTGATAATCTGGTCTGTCAAGCAGCAACATCAAAGTACACTTCTTATTAGGATTTGTCTGGGTgtgaaagttgtgtttttatggaaGGTTTTGTACTGGATTACTTATTGGCCATGGGACTGTAACCATTAGCCATTTCAGGTAGTCACACCACCAGGATTATGATGCCAATGTGATTGTCAAATCCTCAGGATAGGCCAATCAGTCATAATATAATTGTGAAACTATTATCGGGGTATTTATTTAAGGTACAGTGACATAATGGGGAAAATGAGCCCCCTTGGCAGGTGTTTATTATGACTAAAGGTCTTTTTTCCCAGCATCAACACTGGTTTGTAGACGATGCCAAGTTCAACTGCACTTCATGTATTTTTCGTACTAAGTGGATTTCCTAGGCTAAAGACAAACTGGTGCTGGAGGAGAGCCAAACATTGCTCACCTACAAACAAGAACTTGTTGTGTCAGGGGCTGGAGAGGGGGTCATCATTACcaacaaaaaagttttgtgaATACCATTTTAAAGAACCACAGTATAAGTAATGTGTATTCTGCCTGATTTGAAAGGGAAAAAACAAGCTTCATTGAAGACATGAAATTAAAGCAGAAGTGATCCACTGAGGAGACAAACTTTCTGCATTGTGGGACCTCAGCAGACACTCAAAATAAAGTGACCAAAACAAAGTCAGTGATGGAGCGAATGAAGTGCAGCATGGCTGTAGTGGGTAATGAGCAACAGATTAGCAACAAACTAGGTGCACTGAAAAAAGAATATGTCCACCGAGTTGACCCCCATTTCGATGTCCGTGACTATTAGGCCTCAGTGGGAACCAGTATCACAGCTTTCTGGGGCCCTAAACTCAACCACTAATACTAAACACGATGGTGGACACACTACTAAGTCCTGCAGAACCTGGAAGGttgatttctgttttgaaaAAAGTGATGAATGGCCCTTTCTCCCTGGAACCGTTTGCAGGAGCAATAGTTTTGACATTGCTACCAGGCCCCTGGCAGTAAACACGACTGTTTGCATTACACAGACTACGACAAGGATTGTGCTTAACTTTTTGTGATCACTATTTAGTTGTAGAGAGATCATCTGTGAAGACCATCCTATGAGAatgttattgaaaaaaaaattaaaactaaacaaaaagacaaatttagtGAGCAATACAATCACCATTTACCAGCAGCTGACCATTATTCACATTACTGTATGTAGTCATTATTGCCACAACAAAGTCTTTAAATACTGATAAAATTTTAAGTAAATTTGTATATCGATGACAAAGTATTTTAAATTGGATATCAGCACCAGAGTTTCTTCCACTCCGCTACACGTGGAGCATGACGCACCGGACGTGACTTGGTACTTTCCCCCACTTTGACGTCATGTGTCTCATACCAACCCGCTGACATCCAAAAacggaaaaacaaaataatcacatccCAGAAAATAATGGAGAAGACCAGAACAAATAACGCATATGGAGCCGAAGAAAGTGCGAATGTTTGCGCTATTTGCCTGGACGAAATTCAGGGACAGAAGACGTTACGATGCTCCCATTCTTTTTGCTCTGAGTGTATAGACTCTGTTTTCAAATTTAAACCAGCTTGTCCGGTATGCAACACCTACCACGGAGAGTACACGGGGAACCAACCGGAAGGCACGATGACCGAGACGCGCAGCTGGCTGCACGTGCCGGGCTACGAGCACTGCGGATCCATCGTGATCCAGTACAGTTTTCCTGCTGGGATACAAGGGGTGAGGTGGATCATGTTAAACGGAGGCTGTAGGCCAGTAGGAAACCTGTCTGACTAGGTGCTGTGTATCACATatgtccaccagagggcgctgTTTGCtttgcattcatttattaattcgTGCGCACAAAATGATAAATAAGCATCTGTTCAACAATTACACGCCTAGAGGGAAGTTCTCCAGTTATCCTCACTTCACATCAAGCAAAATCAACCTTATTTACTTGGTTATTGTTGTTATATTACAACACAAAATATCTCCCACCTTTATTGTAatttgaagtttttattttatttttattgtcatttatttaacctttatttatccaggttagCCTCTTTGAGATTAAGAATCTCTTTTTCAAGAGGGACCTGGGCCAAGAAGTCAACAAAAagtttcagacacacaaattTCTGTCTGTTGTAAGAGTATGATGTGATTTTTAGACTTTTAACAAAATTACCAGTGTCAACTATATTTACAAGTGACACCCGACTGTAGCAGCAGAAATATGGATATTAAAACACTCGGATGTTTCTTATGATTCTTAGAAACTAAATTAACTCTAGTAGCTGATCTATAATTCAGATTACAAAAGGAACCAGACTCATGACGTGTCAGCACATTAGATGatcttcctgttgttgttctttATCATATTTCAGCCTGATCACCCAAACCCTGGGAAGAGGTACAGCAGCACTTATCGTGTCGCCTTCCTGCCAGCCTGTGAGGAAGGGGAGAAAGTCTTGAGGTTGTTGAGGAAAGCCTTCGACAGGAGACTCGTCTTCACCGTAGGACGATCTGTTACTACTGGTCTCAACAATGTCATCACCTGGAATGACATTCATCACAAGACCAACATGTATGGTGGCCCACAATGGTATGGACATAACAGTGTGCATAGAAATGTGTCGACTATAATGCAGGTTGTATGATCATCACTGTGAAAAACAAGatgcttcatttttttatgtcagGCCTGGATAACATGAATTTTGAGATACTTTAATTTGGACGTAAGTGCCGAATCGATTGAATGACCTGTGTTGCCATTCTTAGAGCCGCACTGGATAGTAATAATTGTAGTAAATCTTTCTAAAGCAATAATTATTATCTATGCCTCTCTCCCCAAAGACTTCTTTAGATTCACTCCTCAAGGATTACCAAGATATTGATGAGAATCTATACCAACATTATATCTTTGCAACACATTCAgtctatatatttaaaaataaagttcatgAAGCCATAACGGGAGTTTTGTCTGCACTTATCACatattcttatttttgttttgtccagttttgGATATCCAGATCCAGATTATTTGCTCAGAGTTCAAGAGGAACTTCGTCTTAAAGGAGTGATGGAAGATAACTGATCGCTGAAGACAAAGAGAGGACATACCTCAGATAGACTTTGTTCCTTGGATTGTTGAAAAGTTTCTGATTTCAGGTCTCAAAACACCTTTCTTGTTGACTATTTAACTTAAGCCATACTGGTTAGTAGCTTTTTCCTAGGTTTTTCGGAAATGCAATAAATGCACAAAGAGTATGCAGTATATAACCTAACAAATATATAACCTACTACAGTAGGTAAGTAAAATGGATTATATAACCCATTATCCTTATAATCATGGGAATGCATGCAGATCAGATTTCTTGGGTCTTCCTTGTTTCTTTCTATAGAATAAATTCACATTCTCTCAACACAGTTATTTTCAGGTGCATTTAGGACATGTCAGCTAACATGTATTCACTAATGATATATGAAAAGGATAGAAATTGATCACAAAGTTtaccaagaaaaaataaaaatgatagcAATAGAAATTATGCTGCATGCCACATTGGAGTGTATTAATTCtggttatatttattaataatctTCTGTCGACCCACTCCATGTAAAGACCTAAATTAACAAGTAATTGATGACACTAACCTACGTAGTCGTAGCTGTGTTGAATCTTCAACTCGAGTTTAtacaaaatttacatttaaatcataattttatttaataggCAAAATGATATCTAATCTGTGGATCATCAGTGTTAAAATGAATTGTCATTTTCATCTACACACAGCTGATGTTGACTATAGGTAAACAGTATTTTAGTTTCTCCTTAGGGGAAAGTCTCAAATCTTCATCCTTCCTCACGTTCTTCTCAATACAGATTCAAGTCAGACAGGCAATTAAATACACTTTACCTTCTTTCGTCCTCGTCCCTTACTAATTTCATACTCCTTCAGTTgatcttaaaataaataaaaggcaaTGATGCATTTTAGAATTGGATTGCAATGAGTCTCAAAACTTTCTACATTTCTTATACAGCAAAGTATTATTCATCTTTTCTGGTAGTTTATGTGCATTTATGTAACAATCAAAGTGCCATACTGAGTCAACGACCAGCTCTGATATTTTCTCCTTCCTACATCTTACCAGTCTGGTCCACTAGAGGTCGATGCTCTCCTGACTGTGTGACGCTCAGTATGCAAATGTATCAGCACCTCCAAACCGCATTACCCCAAGTCAGAGGGGAGCAGAGCTTCTGCTGTAGGAGATGAGTCATATGTCTCTGTGGTGCCCCAGCAGCTCTACAGCAATAGTTTCCTTGTTTTGAGACGTATATTATTCAAAATGAGTTCCCCTCGGTTGGACTAATGAAGGAATATCCTGTCTTAAATACACATACagatttaaataattcaaaGCTAGTTGAATTAAAAACATCATCCTcaattctaaaaataaaaccctgTAAGTTGGATTGCAATGAGTTCATGATGTCTAATTAATAAGGTTACCTTTGTTAGGTGTCGATCTTGCTCCATACTGAGATTAGGCCCACTCTTCTTACTTTCAGTACTTGCTGAATTTCACTGctgcatttattttctaaattggTTCTAATAGAGCAGTCAGAAAACAGCTCTGATGGAAATTGTGAGTACTTTCCACAGGTACTAAAGAAGTACTCCTTTTAATTTAtactttaaatttcaaattacaTGTATTTGTCTCAAGTCAAAATCCCTGAACAATGTCTGGACGTTTGACTGCAGCCCATCGTCACTTGACCACTGTAAATGAATTTTTCAAGATTAGACTTGTTGTATGCAATGTGcagaacattttgaaaacagacGGCTGCTTATGAGAAATATAGATTGTCCTTCTTTCAAACAATCTGTATCGCTTACTTCTGAAATTGCGGCTAAAGTTCAGCTGCACAGAATGAAGAACACACTTAGCTGGTTCTCAATATCACAGAgtaatatgcaaaaaaaaataaaaaatagaggaGACACTGGGCTTGACCTCTTTAGTGCTGTGGTGTTTTACCGGCTGGGGGCATTTCCATGGCCTCGGATCTCAGGGCTTTTGCTGCTCTCACAGAGCAGACCAGGACCCATCTGGATAAATATGTCACCCCCACCACTCCCTTTTCTCTTTTAACCCCATAATTCATCAACCCAGTCTATCGATGTTTCTCCAtcatcccttttcttttttcagttgtcTGCAATTACTGGTCTTTCAATTATATTTTCTACTTCAAAAGTTGCTTTCACTTCAGTGAGCATAATCTACATTCATGTACAAACTATTTTAAGTGAAATGGTGTGGAATATTTTTCGTCATCTGCCTGTATTGGTCAGATCCGTGTATGTGTTTCTTCAGGTAATCCTTAAATTCAAGCTGCTGAGAAAAGGCACAGCCTCTCAGTGTTTTGTTTGCACTGTTGCTCATAAAGAAATGCTCCAGAATTTATATTAGAATTGAGTGACTCATTGTCCTTCTCTGTGGGTATTCCCCTTCCCTGTCATCTTCCATCTGGACATCTGGGAATATAGATAAAAAATTACAGTGAGGTATCCCAAGACATAAATATGTATTAGAGATTATGCAGAGTAATATTGTGGGTGGATAAAACATGCAACAGTGTACGCAAATGGAAAGTGGCAAGGCTCCTCTATAAAATGGATTGATGACAGGATGAAAATAATCTCTTACTGTGTCGAGTGAGAGTGATACATCCACAACTGCTTCTATTAATTTCCATCAGATGTTGCTTTACACTCAGGAGGCCGGATGCCTGATTAGATAGCCACTAAAGAGGGAATTCCAAGAAACACATGCTTACCCATCAGATGAGAAATGTGCAGTGTTTCCTGTGCTGGAGATGATAAGAAAATCATTATGTGACAATGCAGAGCTGTTGTTCTCGCCTTGACTCTCCACTGTGCTCCTTAATTATGGAGTCTCTGGCTGTGAGAGGAACCCTGGCATATCGCCTGCCTGcgtcctcatcctctcctcctctggttCTTAAAGGCACCCAGTTGTACACATACCTGTCTGTCTATTGGGGGAAGGACACACACcaacttcctcttctctttctttcattgTAATAAGGATCAATTCCACCAGATATAGCCTGGCGAGCCATTCCTTTAACATAAAAGAAATACATCGAAAACATACTTtcatatatacaaataatgagGGACAAACAAGGACACATTTTAAGTGGACAT is a genomic window of Antennarius striatus isolate MH-2024 chromosome 2, ASM4005453v1, whole genome shotgun sequence containing:
- the LOC137608490 gene encoding probable E3 ubiquitin-protein ligase DTX3, with translation MEKTRTNNAYGAEESANVCAICLDEIQGQKTLRCSHSFCSECIDSVFKFKPACPVCNTYHGEYTGNQPEGTMTETRSWLHVPGYEHCGSIVIQYSFPAGIQGPDHPNPGKRYSSTYRVAFLPACEEGEKVLRLLRKAFDRRLVFTVGRSVTTGLNNVITWNDIHHKTNMYGGPQCFGYPDPDYLLRVQEELRLKGVMEDN